Proteins co-encoded in one Bacillus paramycoides genomic window:
- a CDS encoding amino acid ABC transporter permease: MPDFSILTNNIDMYLEGFKYTVMSSVIALIGSFILGIILAVMRIAPIRILNWLGATFVEFVRNIPLVLIAFIFYFALPVIGITLNGFVAGTVTLTVYTAAFIAEVIRAGILSVAKGQMEAARSSGLTYTQAMYHVVLPQAMKIVIPPLGNQFLNLVKNSSILGIIAGADLMYQGDLISTKTFVTFDVYIFVGMFYLILTIPLSMLVRYLEKRLAKEAV, encoded by the coding sequence GTGCCTGATTTTTCTATATTAACGAATAACATTGATATGTATTTAGAAGGATTTAAATATACAGTGATGTCTAGTGTAATCGCATTAATAGGCAGTTTTATTTTAGGGATAATATTAGCGGTAATGCGTATTGCACCGATTCGCATTTTAAATTGGTTGGGAGCAACTTTTGTAGAATTTGTAAGAAATATTCCACTCGTATTAATTGCATTTATATTTTATTTCGCTTTACCTGTAATAGGAATTACTTTAAATGGTTTTGTAGCAGGGACAGTTACGCTTACGGTATATACTGCAGCGTTTATTGCAGAGGTTATTCGCGCTGGTATTTTATCAGTCGCGAAAGGTCAGATGGAAGCAGCACGTTCTTCAGGATTGACGTATACGCAAGCAATGTACCATGTCGTTTTACCTCAAGCGATGAAAATTGTAATCCCTCCTCTAGGAAATCAATTTTTAAATTTAGTAAAAAACTCTTCCATACTCGGAATTATCGCTGGAGCTGATTTAATGTATCAAGGAGACTTAATTTCAACGAAGACATTTGTTACGTTCGATGTGTATATATTTGTCGGGATGTTTTATTTAATATTAACAATTCCGCTCAGTATGCTAGTGCGTTATTTAGAAAAACGCTTAGCAAAGGAGGCGGTGTAA
- a CDS encoding OsmC family protein has protein sequence MKLTIKHDDIEADLSYGQLAIGKENGYSPLQLLVSSIAGCSAIVFRTILEKKRITYDTFTIETEIGRSDALSKPVESVHLHYKIKAQNITEEQLDKALQLAVKNCTIVQSVKDSIKVTETIELIK, from the coding sequence ATGAAACTAACAATCAAACACGATGATATTGAGGCAGATTTATCGTATGGTCAATTAGCGATTGGAAAAGAAAACGGGTATTCACCGTTACAATTACTCGTTTCGTCTATCGCAGGATGTAGTGCAATTGTCTTTCGAACAATTTTAGAAAAGAAACGTATTACATACGATACGTTTACAATTGAAACGGAAATTGGTAGAAGTGATGCTCTATCGAAACCAGTTGAAAGTGTTCATTTGCATTATAAAATTAAAGCACAAAACATTACAGAAGAGCAGTTGGACAAGGCGCTGCAACTTGCAGTGAAAAATTGTACGATTGTTCAATCTGTAAAAGATAGTATAAAAGTTACGGAAACAATTGAACTAATAAAGTGA
- a CDS encoding DUF4367 domain-containing protein, with protein sequence MTNSKNSKEIYELAEKIALDDFDKLEEQHEFSHTYTRKKKLFMEEMKLKDGQPQKKRKKHRMLIAAACLLIGMPTTVFGAVKVYNMIVQKQNYEVNVSVTNKESKKADKWYKLKIDKLPENMEAIDDSAMKYSFKDNDANGGFSFSLWRVGENADFQTLYSKSYEEKEIGGKKAVIVHKETGNNNIMFDRKVFLFFEKEGIMLESYIGSDVNEEQMIDVLGNILLEPTSKEKASYIADYDENHFSKAAESKETKVIPLKKDSKRLFHIGQKVPVTISMDNSQIEYVIEKVEVFDSIKDFKQENFYELGLGILNRNQALDQAGQLISYRRDKYKIGNGKDSIDQLVESKLVHPKFVYLTTKVKNIGKHATEEIYMHPSIKLLKSEGNVWKYAEEDGIAEKNIMTGEVDYLEPHGEGKSFYNIGSIRPGQTVNVKLGYFVDEDKLDSIFLDAFHYRGNGSTENMNASYRWWIDIRQQSK encoded by the coding sequence ATGACGAATTCAAAGAACTCCAAAGAAATATATGAACTTGCTGAAAAAATTGCATTAGATGATTTTGATAAACTTGAAGAACAACATGAATTTTCACATACATATACGCGCAAAAAGAAATTGTTTATGGAGGAAATGAAGCTGAAAGATGGACAACCGCAGAAAAAGCGTAAAAAACATCGTATGTTAATCGCTGCTGCTTGCTTATTGATTGGCATGCCGACAACCGTTTTTGGGGCAGTGAAAGTCTATAATATGATCGTTCAAAAACAAAATTATGAAGTAAATGTGTCGGTAACAAATAAGGAATCGAAAAAGGCTGATAAGTGGTATAAGCTGAAAATCGATAAATTACCAGAAAATATGGAAGCAATTGATGACTCTGCTATGAAGTATTCATTTAAAGATAACGACGCAAATGGAGGCTTTTCATTTAGTCTTTGGAGAGTAGGGGAAAATGCGGACTTTCAAACTTTATATTCAAAAAGCTACGAAGAAAAAGAGATAGGTGGCAAGAAAGCAGTAATTGTTCATAAAGAAACTGGAAATAACAATATAATGTTTGATAGGAAGGTCTTTCTCTTTTTTGAGAAAGAAGGGATTATGTTAGAAAGCTATATCGGATCCGATGTAAATGAAGAACAAATGATAGATGTGTTAGGGAATATTTTACTTGAGCCTACGTCAAAAGAAAAGGCATCATATATAGCAGATTATGATGAAAATCATTTTAGCAAAGCAGCTGAATCGAAAGAAACTAAGGTGATTCCTTTGAAAAAAGATAGTAAACGACTATTTCATATAGGGCAAAAGGTTCCAGTAACGATATCTATGGATAATAGCCAAATTGAATATGTGATAGAAAAAGTTGAAGTTTTTGATTCAATCAAAGATTTTAAACAAGAGAACTTTTATGAACTTGGCTTAGGAATACTAAACCGGAATCAAGCTTTGGATCAAGCTGGACAATTGATATCATATAGAAGGGATAAATATAAAATTGGAAATGGTAAAGATTCAATTGATCAATTAGTAGAGTCAAAATTAGTTCATCCTAAATTTGTTTACTTAACAACAAAAGTTAAAAATATAGGTAAGCACGCGACAGAAGAAATCTATATGCATCCATCTATAAAACTGCTTAAATCTGAAGGTAATGTATGGAAATACGCTGAAGAAGATGGAATTGCCGAGAAAAATATTATGACGGGCGAGGTTGATTATTTAGAACCTCACGGAGAGGGAAAAAGCTTTTACAATATTGGTAGTATCCGACCAGGACAAACGGTAAATGTTAAGTTAGGTTATTTTGTAGATGAGGATAAACTAGATTCCATCTTCCTTGATGCTTTCCATTACAGAGGGAATGGAAGTACTGAAAATATGAATGCGTCATATCGTTGGTGGATTGATATTCGTCAACAGTCAAAATAA
- a CDS encoding amino acid ABC transporter permease, with the protein MDFKGAITGDHILFLFKGLLITLEVALIAIVLSFIIGSVIGILRYMKIPIVSQILGVIVEVIRNLPLLLIIFFTYFALPEAGLKLEIITAVIVALTIFEAAMISEIVRSGLLSIEKGQIEAARSSGLTYVQALWHIILPQALRRMVPPLVSQFISLLKDTALAVVISLPELMHNAQIISGQNVNYMIPTFMVVACMYFIVNYSLSILSRRLELR; encoded by the coding sequence ATGGATTTTAAGGGAGCAATAACAGGTGATCATATTCTGTTTTTATTTAAAGGATTACTTATAACGCTAGAGGTAGCACTCATAGCAATTGTACTTAGTTTTATTATTGGTAGTGTAATAGGGATATTGCGCTACATGAAAATCCCTATCGTCTCACAAATATTAGGAGTTATCGTTGAAGTAATTCGAAACTTACCACTACTTTTAATTATATTTTTCACGTATTTTGCACTTCCAGAAGCAGGCTTGAAATTAGAAATTATAACAGCTGTAATTGTTGCTTTAACAATATTTGAAGCAGCAATGATATCTGAAATTGTTCGAAGTGGTCTATTATCGATTGAAAAAGGACAGATTGAGGCTGCAAGATCTTCAGGATTAACGTATGTTCAAGCGCTTTGGCATATCATTTTACCACAAGCGTTAAGAAGAATGGTTCCGCCGCTTGTTAGTCAGTTTATTTCATTGCTGAAAGATACAGCATTAGCAGTTGTTATATCACTGCCAGAGCTTATGCATAATGCTCAAATTATTAGCGGACAAAATGTAAATTATATGATTCCAACGTTTATGGTAGTAGCTTGTATGTACTTTATCGTAAATTATAGTTTATCAATTTTATCGAGAAGATTAGAACTCCGTTAA
- a CDS encoding phosphotransferase enzyme family protein, with product MEIAVERVFTKEILARAAKTFRVTVEEKPLGDFENYIFKAKGDRGEDYVLRLTHSSHRSKKEVEAELDFLRYVAEHGAKVAGPLYSTSQNLVEEIGAEDETFFFASLFTYAKGEQVKGEGSPYWGDAYFEAWGKAIGQLHRLTINYPKTDYRDTWEEDESGIVNELEDDQVKKIAAVLMNEIKALPIERETFGLMHGDIHPGNFHYDGNELTIFDFDDAAYNYFIHDLAMVLYYSVLFTPWTAEEKTDFARKQLQVLRKGYEYEHRLADSWYESLPLFLRLRDIGLYGTLQKKFKGKDMPDNFRNLSEELYERIIKREAIVNI from the coding sequence ATGGAAATAGCAGTAGAACGAGTTTTTACAAAAGAAATTTTAGCAAGAGCAGCAAAGACATTTCGTGTAACAGTGGAAGAGAAGCCACTTGGAGATTTTGAAAATTATATTTTTAAGGCGAAGGGCGATCGTGGTGAAGATTACGTATTACGTTTAACCCACTCTTCTCATCGTTCAAAAAAAGAAGTCGAAGCTGAACTAGATTTTTTACGGTATGTTGCGGAGCATGGGGCAAAGGTAGCTGGGCCTCTTTATTCAACGTCTCAAAATCTTGTAGAAGAAATTGGAGCAGAGGATGAAACTTTCTTTTTCGCTTCCTTATTTACATATGCAAAAGGTGAGCAAGTAAAAGGAGAAGGATCGCCTTATTGGGGAGATGCTTACTTTGAAGCATGGGGAAAAGCAATTGGCCAACTGCATCGTCTAACAATAAACTATCCTAAAACAGACTATCGTGATACGTGGGAAGAAGACGAGAGCGGGATTGTTAATGAATTAGAAGATGATCAAGTGAAAAAAATCGCTGCGGTATTAATGAATGAAATAAAGGCTCTTCCAATTGAAAGAGAAACGTTCGGTCTTATGCACGGTGATATTCATCCAGGTAATTTTCATTATGATGGAAATGAGCTAACTATTTTTGATTTTGATGATGCGGCTTATAATTACTTTATACATGATTTAGCGATGGTTCTCTATTACTCTGTTCTATTTACACCGTGGACAGCGGAAGAGAAGACAGATTTTGCTCGTAAACAATTGCAAGTGTTACGAAAAGGATATGAGTATGAGCACAGACTGGCGGATAGTTGGTATGAATCGTTACCGCTATTTTTACGTTTACGTGATATAGGTTTATATGGCACGCTTCAAAAGAAGTTTAAAGGGAAAGATATGCCAGATAACTTCCGGAATTTATCAGAAGAGCTATACGAAAGAATTATAAAAAGAGAAGCAATTGTGAATATATAA
- a CDS encoding HIT family protein, whose product MRIQISRFYVFNKGGNMMECLGCKLASEEEKIYKVYEDEYVTCFLDHEPFYPGHTLIVPKQHVVEVDELDDVVAKAIMDASKLIAKAIKLLYRPDGITICQNGGVFNELSHYHMHVVPRYKERSFAEFYMVQPGEKESHNLEETQNLLKEAIEKILFTEKA is encoded by the coding sequence GTGAGAATACAGATCTCACGTTTTTATGTTTTTAATAAAGGGGGAAATATGATGGAATGTTTAGGGTGTAAATTAGCAAGCGAAGAGGAAAAAATATATAAAGTATATGAAGATGAGTATGTAACATGCTTTTTAGATCATGAGCCTTTTTATCCAGGACATACTTTAATTGTGCCAAAGCAGCATGTTGTAGAAGTAGACGAATTAGATGATGTTGTAGCAAAAGCAATTATGGATGCTTCTAAACTGATTGCAAAAGCGATTAAGCTATTATATAGACCAGATGGAATTACAATTTGTCAAAATGGTGGAGTCTTTAACGAGTTATCGCATTACCATATGCATGTCGTACCAAGGTATAAAGAGCGTTCGTTTGCTGAGTTTTATATGGTACAACCGGGAGAGAAAGAGAGTCATAACTTGGAAGAGACACAGAATTTGTTAAAAGAAGCGATAGAGAAAATACTGTTTACTGAAAAGGCATAA
- a CDS encoding TasA family protein, with product MSIKKKLGMGVVTATLGLSLIGGGTYAYFSDKEVSQNTFAAGTLDLSVNPEVVINVDNIKPGDEMERGFQLVNKGTLAIGDVKLLTDYSVIDAKGDNGNADFGDHIRVDFLWNLDKNEVPIWSTTLSELKVATQNGSIPDLVQKGVVDREGNGLAPGDDDTFYVMFTFVDNGEEQNVFQGDSLKLNWTFNSMQTKGEEK from the coding sequence ATGAGTATTAAGAAAAAACTTGGTATGGGTGTTGTAACTGCAACACTTGGTTTATCTTTAATTGGCGGGGGAACATATGCGTATTTTAGTGATAAAGAAGTATCACAAAACACGTTTGCAGCGGGTACTTTAGATTTGAGTGTTAATCCAGAAGTGGTTATTAATGTCGATAATATTAAACCAGGTGATGAAATGGAGCGTGGTTTTCAATTAGTTAACAAAGGAACTTTGGCAATAGGAGATGTGAAACTCTTGACAGATTACAGTGTAATTGACGCTAAAGGAGATAATGGAAATGCTGATTTTGGTGATCATATCCGTGTTGATTTCTTATGGAATTTGGATAAAAATGAGGTTCCAATTTGGTCTACTACATTGTCTGAATTAAAGGTGGCTACGCAAAATGGAAGTATTCCTGACCTGGTACAAAAAGGTGTTGTAGACCGAGAGGGAAATGGACTTGCTCCTGGTGATGATGATACTTTCTATGTAATGTTCACATTTGTAGATAATGGTGAAGAGCAAAATGTATTTCAAGGGGATTCATTAAAATTAAATTGGACTTTCAATTCAATGCAGACAAAAGGTGAAGAGAAATAA
- the glnH gene encoding glutamine ABC transporter substrate-binding protein GlnH yields MLKMKRLFTLIVFSCLFVLVVAGCGSKKDEAKETNTKQGGAIEQIKKRGKLVVGVKNDTNLFGLKNPSTGQVEGFDVDVAKALAKKILGDEKKLELKEVTSKTRIPLLKNGDIDAIIATMTITEERKKEVDFSDVYFKAGQSLLVKKGSDIKSIDDVKKGVKVLAVKGSTSTNNIRQKSPEATVLEFENYSEAFTALKAGKGDVLTTDNAILYGMAKQDSNYEVVGKIFTDEPYGIAVQKGADDLTKEINSLIKDMKVSGEYDKLYEKWIGQKPEK; encoded by the coding sequence ATGCTTAAAATGAAAAGGTTGTTTACGTTAATCGTATTTTCATGTTTATTCGTACTTGTCGTTGCCGGGTGCGGAAGTAAAAAAGATGAGGCAAAAGAAACGAATACGAAGCAAGGCGGGGCCATTGAGCAAATTAAGAAGCGGGGGAAATTAGTAGTTGGAGTGAAGAATGATACGAACTTATTCGGCTTGAAAAACCCTTCAACAGGGCAAGTAGAAGGATTCGATGTTGATGTTGCAAAGGCGCTTGCGAAAAAAATTCTTGGAGATGAAAAGAAACTAGAATTAAAAGAAGTAACGTCTAAAACACGTATTCCACTATTGAAAAACGGTGATATTGATGCAATTATCGCAACAATGACAATTACAGAAGAACGTAAAAAAGAAGTGGATTTTTCAGATGTATATTTTAAAGCAGGACAATCGTTACTTGTGAAAAAAGGGAGCGATATCAAAAGTATTGATGATGTGAAAAAGGGCGTGAAAGTGTTAGCGGTCAAAGGTTCAACATCTACAAATAATATTCGTCAAAAGTCACCAGAAGCGACTGTATTAGAATTTGAAAATTACAGTGAGGCATTTACGGCGTTAAAAGCAGGGAAAGGTGATGTTTTAACGACAGATAATGCAATTCTTTACGGCATGGCAAAACAAGATTCGAATTATGAAGTTGTAGGGAAAATTTTCACGGATGAGCCGTACGGAATTGCAGTGCAAAAAGGTGCAGATGATTTAACGAAAGAGATTAATAGCTTAATTAAAGACATGAAAGTAAGCGGAGAGTATGACAAATTATATGAGAAATGGATTGGGCAAAAACCAGAGAAGTAA
- a CDS encoding alanine/glycine:cation symporter family protein, with protein sequence MEAFVNWLNNIVWSPALVYLCLGVGLYFSIRTKFLQVRHVGEMVKLTFQGEKSEAGVSSFQALALSLSGRVGTGNIAGVATAVAFGGPGAVFWMWAVAFLGAGSAYVESTLAQIYKTKHQGQFRGGPAYYIEKGLGVKWYALVFVAATILATGLLLPGVQANSIAVSLETAFGINTTLSGALLVVVLALIIFGGVKRIVNVAQVVVPFMAVGYILVACVIVAMNIEKLPEAFMLIIRSAFALEAAFGGIIGLAISWGVKRGIYSNEAGQGTGPHAAAAAEVSHPAKQGLVQAFSVYIDTLFVCSATAFMMIITGMYNVFDASGKNFIVNKLNGAQPGPGYTQAAVESVFPGFGNGFVAISLLFFAFTTIMAYYYIAETNIAYLNRDKDRPWMSMILKFVFLGAVFYGCIKTAATAWALGDIGVGIMAWVNIIAILLLQKPALVALKDYEKQKKEGKDPVFDPGPLGIKNADFWEHEYRKDKKEEVS encoded by the coding sequence TTGGAAGCTTTCGTAAATTGGTTAAATAATATTGTTTGGAGTCCAGCACTTGTTTATTTATGTTTAGGAGTAGGTTTATATTTTTCTATTCGAACGAAGTTTTTACAAGTAAGGCACGTAGGAGAAATGGTGAAGCTGACATTTCAAGGAGAAAAATCAGAGGCTGGTGTTTCTTCATTCCAAGCGTTAGCACTTTCATTATCTGGGCGCGTTGGGACAGGGAATATAGCTGGGGTAGCAACAGCGGTTGCCTTCGGTGGACCAGGAGCTGTATTTTGGATGTGGGCAGTGGCCTTTTTAGGAGCAGGATCAGCTTATGTAGAATCTACACTCGCACAAATATATAAGACGAAACATCAAGGACAGTTTCGCGGTGGACCTGCTTATTACATTGAAAAAGGTTTAGGTGTGAAATGGTATGCATTAGTATTCGTTGCAGCGACGATTCTTGCAACGGGACTTTTACTACCAGGTGTGCAAGCAAATAGTATTGCCGTAAGTTTAGAAACGGCTTTTGGAATTAACACTACTCTATCAGGAGCATTATTAGTTGTTGTATTAGCTCTTATCATCTTCGGTGGCGTAAAGCGAATCGTTAACGTGGCACAAGTTGTCGTACCGTTTATGGCAGTTGGTTATATTTTAGTAGCTTGTGTTATTGTTGCTATGAATATTGAAAAATTGCCAGAAGCATTCATGTTAATTATAAGAAGTGCATTTGCATTAGAAGCAGCATTTGGTGGTATTATTGGTTTAGCAATTTCTTGGGGAGTAAAACGTGGTATTTATTCCAATGAAGCAGGACAAGGAACTGGACCACATGCAGCGGCGGCAGCAGAAGTATCACATCCAGCTAAGCAAGGTTTAGTGCAAGCATTTTCCGTTTACATTGATACATTATTTGTTTGTTCAGCAACAGCATTTATGATGATTATTACAGGCATGTATAACGTATTTGATGCAAGCGGAAAAAACTTTATCGTAAATAAATTAAATGGTGCTCAGCCAGGACCAGGATATACACAGGCAGCGGTAGAATCTGTTTTCCCTGGATTTGGAAACGGTTTCGTTGCAATCTCGCTATTATTCTTTGCTTTTACAACAATTATGGCGTATTACTACATTGCAGAAACGAATATCGCGTACTTAAATCGTGATAAAGACCGTCCTTGGATGTCTATGATACTAAAGTTTGTATTTTTAGGAGCTGTCTTCTATGGCTGTATAAAAACAGCAGCAACAGCTTGGGCTTTAGGTGATATCGGTGTAGGAATTATGGCGTGGGTAAATATCATTGCGATTTTACTATTACAAAAACCTGCATTAGTCGCATTAAAGGATTATGAAAAGCAGAAAAAAGAAGGAAAAGACCCAGTATTTGATCCAGGGCCATTAGGCATTAAAAATGCTGATTTCTGGGAGCATGAATACAGAAAAGATAAGAAAGAAGAAGTATCTTAA
- a CDS encoding RNA polymerase sigma factor, translating into MKVTNNDYEKMEELYELYEQKIYYVAYSILNNIQQAEDAVQETFITLYKNLEKLHSLSTEELKRYILRIAKNKAIDSYRKNKRHETFLEEYERESVEAVDENIEGWEKRKMSEVQIDALLKELNDSNRQVFKYKVFYNLTYQEISSVMGITEANVRKQFERARKRVQNMIGGIQHDEFKELQRNI; encoded by the coding sequence ATGAAAGTTACAAACAACGATTATGAAAAGATGGAAGAGCTATACGAATTGTACGAGCAAAAAATTTATTACGTAGCTTATTCTATTTTAAATAATATTCAGCAGGCAGAAGATGCAGTTCAAGAGACGTTTATTACTCTTTATAAGAATTTGGAAAAGCTCCATAGTTTGAGCACTGAAGAGCTTAAACGCTACATTTTGAGGATTGCGAAAAACAAGGCGATTGATAGTTACCGGAAAAATAAACGACATGAAACATTTTTAGAAGAATATGAAAGAGAATCAGTAGAGGCAGTAGATGAAAATATTGAAGGGTGGGAAAAACGTAAAATGTCTGAGGTTCAAATTGATGCATTGCTAAAAGAGTTAAACGACTCTAATAGACAGGTGTTTAAGTACAAAGTCTTCTATAACTTAACGTATCAAGAAATTTCAAGTGTCATGGGGATAACGGAGGCAAATGTCCGCAAGCAGTTTGAACGCGCTCGAAAACGGGTCCAAAATATGATAGGAGGTATACAACATGACGAATTCAAAGAACTCCAAAGAAATATATGA
- a CDS encoding amino acid permease, whose amino-acid sequence MQQPTNEKLHRTMKSRHLFMIALGGVIGTGFFLGSGYTINQAGPGGAILSYLVGGFIMYLTMLCLGELTVAMPVSGSFQKYATKFIGPGTGFMIGWLYWLGWAVTVGLELTSIGLMMKRWFPNVDVWVWCLVFGVILYASNAISAKSYAELEFWFSSIKVVTILAFVVLGGSALLGFISYDGKEAAPLFSNFVSDGGLFPNGLAAVLLTMITVNFSFQGTELIGIAAGESEEPEKTIPRAIRNTVWRIMLFFILTMTILVGLISWKEAGVIESPFVVVFDKIGIPYAADIMNFVIITALLSVANSGLYAATRILWSLANEGMAPTSFQKVNKRGIPITALVVTIAVAALSLLTSFLAEDTVYMYLLSIAGLSAVSSWIIIALSQLRFRSQYIKGGGKLEDLKYRTPLYPIVPILALITNSIVVISLAFIPEQRMALYCGIPFIIFCYIYYYINKKRQKPMKVEMETTNETNNQTR is encoded by the coding sequence ATGCAGCAACCAACGAATGAGAAATTACATCGTACGATGAAGAGTAGACATTTATTTATGATCGCACTAGGTGGTGTAATCGGGACTGGTTTTTTCCTAGGTTCAGGTTACACCATTAATCAGGCTGGACCAGGGGGAGCCATCCTTTCCTATTTAGTGGGCGGATTTATTATGTATTTAACAATGCTTTGTCTTGGAGAGTTAACGGTAGCGATGCCAGTTTCAGGTTCTTTCCAAAAGTATGCGACGAAGTTTATTGGACCAGGAACGGGCTTTATGATCGGCTGGCTATATTGGCTTGGTTGGGCAGTAACAGTAGGACTAGAATTAACGTCAATCGGTTTAATGATGAAAAGATGGTTTCCGAATGTTGATGTTTGGGTGTGGTGTCTCGTATTCGGTGTTATTTTATATGCGTCAAACGCAATTTCGGCGAAAAGTTATGCTGAATTAGAATTTTGGTTCTCTAGTATTAAAGTAGTTACCATTCTTGCCTTTGTTGTTCTTGGTGGTAGTGCATTATTAGGGTTTATATCATATGACGGAAAAGAAGCAGCACCTCTATTTTCTAACTTTGTAAGCGATGGCGGATTATTCCCGAATGGACTAGCTGCCGTATTACTTACGATGATTACAGTTAACTTCTCGTTCCAAGGAACAGAGTTAATCGGGATTGCAGCTGGAGAAAGCGAAGAGCCTGAAAAAACAATTCCACGTGCAATTCGTAATACAGTATGGCGCATTATGTTATTCTTCATTTTAACAATGACGATTTTAGTAGGATTAATTTCTTGGAAAGAAGCAGGGGTAATTGAAAGTCCATTTGTAGTCGTATTTGATAAAATCGGTATTCCGTATGCAGCTGATATTATGAACTTCGTTATTATTACTGCGTTACTATCTGTAGCGAATTCAGGATTATATGCGGCAACTCGTATACTATGGTCACTTGCAAATGAAGGAATGGCACCAACATCTTTCCAGAAAGTAAATAAACGTGGTATTCCAATTACAGCGTTAGTTGTAACAATTGCTGTAGCTGCGTTATCTTTATTAACAAGCTTCCTTGCAGAAGATACAGTATATATGTATTTATTATCTATAGCTGGTTTATCGGCTGTTTCAAGTTGGATCATTATTGCCCTATCGCAACTTCGCTTTAGAAGTCAGTATATAAAAGGTGGAGGAAAGTTAGAGGACTTAAAGTATAGAACACCACTATACCCAATCGTCCCAATTTTAGCTTTAATTACAAATAGTATCGTTGTTATTAGTTTAGCGTTTATTCCAGAACAACGAATGGCGTTATATTGTGGTATTCCATTTATCATTTTCTGCTATATATATTATTATATAAATAAGAAACGGCAGAAACCGATGAAAGTGGAGATGGAGACAACAAATGAAACTAACAATCAAACACGATGA
- a CDS encoding amino acid ABC transporter ATP-binding protein, giving the protein MIEFRNVNKYYGNFQVLKDINVQVKKGEVVVVVGPSGSGKSTLLRCINQLETITDGELIVQNTEVHNAKTDMNELRRNIGMVFQHFYLYPHKTVLQNITLAPIKVNKVSKEEAEKTAMFYLEKVGIPEKASVYPHQLSGGQQQRVAIARGLAMQPEIMLFDEPTSALDPEMIGEVLDVMKTLAKEGMTMVVVTHEMGFAREVADRILFMDDGKIIEDTTPAQFFASPEQERARLFLSRVLNH; this is encoded by the coding sequence TTGATAGAGTTTCGTAATGTAAATAAATATTATGGCAATTTTCAAGTTTTAAAAGATATTAATGTGCAAGTGAAAAAAGGTGAAGTGGTAGTAGTTGTTGGGCCTTCAGGATCAGGAAAAAGCACGTTGCTTCGGTGTATAAATCAGCTAGAGACAATTACAGATGGAGAGTTAATTGTACAAAATACGGAGGTACACAATGCCAAAACAGATATGAATGAATTACGCCGAAATATCGGGATGGTCTTTCAACATTTTTATTTATATCCACATAAAACGGTTCTTCAAAATATTACACTAGCACCTATTAAAGTAAATAAAGTTTCAAAAGAGGAAGCTGAGAAAACGGCGATGTTTTATTTAGAGAAAGTAGGAATACCAGAGAAGGCTAGTGTATACCCGCATCAACTATCCGGAGGGCAACAGCAAAGGGTAGCAATTGCTAGAGGACTCGCAATGCAGCCGGAAATTATGTTGTTCGATGAGCCTACGTCTGCTCTTGATCCAGAGATGATCGGGGAAGTACTTGATGTTATGAAAACGCTAGCTAAAGAAGGAATGACGATGGTTGTTGTCACGCATGAAATGGGATTCGCGCGGGAAGTAGCCGATCGGATTTTATTTATGGATGATGGCAAAATCATTGAGGATACAACACCGGCGCAATTTTTTGCAAGTCCTGAACAAGAAAGAGCGCGTCTATTTTTAAGCCGAGTGTTAAACCATTAA